A region of the Leopardus geoffroyi isolate Oge1 chromosome C2, O.geoffroyi_Oge1_pat1.0, whole genome shotgun sequence genome:
agcctggagcctgcttcagattctgtgtctccctctctctctgaccttcccccgttcatgctctgtctctctctgtctcaaaaataaataaacattaaaaaaaaaatttttttttaagtattaaaaaaaaaaaaatgaaaaaggaagtgtTCTTAGCTCCAGGAGGTTGTAAATTCCGGGAACTGGGTTTATAGTGTGTTGAGGTATCCAGATTTCTTTAGACTCCTGGGTCTGTGTGGGGCTGACTTGGAGGGACAGAGGTGGCATGTGTACGTGGCCCCCTTGCACCAGTGGTTCTTCACGGTGTTTGAATTAACAGGCTCTTGATAACACGATGAGAACCCTAAAAGTAACTATGATCGCTCACAATTCTGAGCGTTCTGTCGCTAACGTTTTTGAGCCCTCAAGTTTGAAGGCCTGTTCATGGATGCCTGCATCTGATAGGTTAATGTTAGCACAGAGCAGAGTTCGTCCAGAACAATGTACACGTGCACGTGCACAAACCTGTGTAGTTTTAGCCAGTTCACAGGCTGTGGGGAGAGCCTTCGGGGTCTCCAGTGAAGTAGACCCCTTGCCCTATAAGGTAGCCCCAGTGCTTGGAGGACATCGTTAAGTACATGGTACATAACTACGGACTCATTGACGCAAAATGCTCCTGGCCTGGAATTTTCCCGCAAGTGGTACATTGTGAGTGTGCGGTAAAGTCCGGCGGTAAACCTGTGTCCTCAGTTCCTGCCTCTAATCTGTATTTGGGGGCAGTAGCCTTTAACTTCctgaggcctcagtttcctttcctgcAAAAGGGTGGTGTAAGGTCAGTGGTCTTAATGGCTCTTGTAGCTCTAGGATTCTAGGGTAACTTGGAACTGTTCTTTATTGTAGAAAATGCAGCTTGCAGAACCAAGCACTAACTCAATGTGAATTGTTTTTCGCAGCATTTTTGTCGTCATTTGTTATGAATTCAGGAGTCTGGGAAGAAGTCGGTTGTGCCAAACTCTGGAATGAATGGTGTAGAACAACGGACACCGTACATCTTTCCCCGACGGAtgccttttgtgtgttttatcatCTAAAATCGAATCCCTCGGTATGTGGGGATTGCTCGCATGCTTCAGAAGTAGTTGTTTAGCATTGTTCACGTGGTGTCCGTTTGAAGTCTGTGTTCCTTTACCTCTCCTGTTGGGCTGAGGAATTCTGCCTGTAGGCAGTGCCAGTAAGCACTCTTTTCTTTACGTGAATAGCAACAGGATATATACGGTGTGTTGATAAAGTTCCTAGGAAATTCGGAGATTGCTTTGGTAGGAAAAAACCATAAACAGTAGACATTCAGACCTTGCGCTCATTCACAAAATTCTTTCAGCGTGCAACTCTTAAGTGTGCAAAACCGTGTTCACTCTGAGAAAGCAGGGGGTTGTCCTTTGTTGCTGTGTACCCAGTGTTCAGCAAATGCCTGGTTCATGCCGGAAGCTCCGTTAACGTTTGCTGAACAGATGGCAGCTGTATGCGTTCTCAGCACAATTCTCTGGACATCGAGCTTCTCCCCTGTCCTGATTTGTCCTGATTTGTTAAGTCCGAAAAGTCATTCTGGAGCTGATGCTAAGGAATTTCCTCGTGTCCTGTGCATTTGAATCCTAATCTTGGGTCCATTCAGAGGACACGGCCCAGTGGGCAGTTTGAGAGATGAGTCAGGCAGATGAGGTGGCCAGGCAGGTGACGTGTGTCCCCACCTGCTTGTCTGACAGAGTACCGTTCCACAGCTGCTGAACACTTGAACAAGGGCCAGGGCAGGGGTCCCAAACAATGGAAGAAGTCACTAATTCCAAAATATTAGAATGTGGCTTCTTTCAAAAGGTAAGGGTTCTACATGTtagccttttaaaatgtaaagtttgATTTTGTAATACttaaccgttttttttttttaacacgtaATCCAAAGCTATTTAAGTTCATGTGAGGATTTTTATACACATCCAGCATTTATAGGAAATAACGAAACTAAGCATGTTTTCGATTTGATCTTTAGTTGGAAATATTTCACTTTAGAATGGCTTGTGAAGGTCAGGTAGGAGAAATTTCTGTCCCTTCGTCTGGTCGTACCATTTATTACTCAGCTCTCTCTTGATTATGCAGAACCTGCGTGTGTAGTTCATTATGTATCCAGTCTTTGTCTTTTCCCCTGTCGCCAGGCACCGTTTCCCCCTCCTGTGCTTCCCTTGGGTAATTAAGTGTCAGCATTTCTGGCAATATTTTAATGGATGTTGTTGAGTTCAGTGGATAATATCATTCCATGAGTATTAATAATCAAGAATCCATCATTTTATGGCATGGGATCGTTACAAATTACTTCATTTTGACCATATGGTTTGGAACTTGGTTTCTAAAATAATAACATCTTCACAGGCACCGGTACCGTTCTAGAATGCCACTTGGGCTGAGGTGCTGTCAGGCTATCGTTCACTCTGATAGCTCCTAGTGTTTGTATAATGCTTACATTTTATAGTGTTTACGTTTATTTTGCATTCGGTCTTCATGGTGTGTGACCCCCCAGAAGGGCAACAGGACTGATAATTCCTGTGCTGTAAAGAAGATGCTGGTAGCATTTACTGGTAGTATCTTCAGGGTCTCCTGTGCGAGCTCTTGCGGTCACTCTGTCACTGTGTACTTTATTCTCGTGCTAACTGCCAGTAGTGgcttgattctaaaattttaaagataaatgaataagcCAATAGCAGTGCAGAAAGACACGTGTTGTCTAAAGGTTATATTAGGATTCAAATGGTAATGTAAATGATGATAGTTTGGGGTGTGTGTAGAAGTCATTTGACCTGACAGAATACTTGGAATGTGATTTTCCAGGTCTTGCTCTGTCAGTGCAGCTGCTATGTTGCTGAAGACCAGCAGTATCAGTGGCTGGACAAGGTAAGAGAGAAGCGAAGGCTGGCCTGTGGTCACACCGAGTGACGTTTCTTAGGCGTTCTGTATCTTGACGCTTGAACCTACATAGCTAAGTACTGGAACAGGAGAAgtctttgttgttgcttttttttctaaaagatattGTAGCAATCTATTACAAAATTCGAAGAATAAaaactcatttaacaaatgtaaTCAGCAATGTGCTGAAGATTGTGGGTCATAGAAGCCTAAAGCATCTTGTGATTCTTCCCATCCACCGTATTGTGACCTTCGAAAGAGAAACAGGCTACTGACAAGAAATGGAACCGGGTCATGGCCAGGGGCAGAAAACAGCAGTGCTGACAGTGTTGGCTGGAGATGTCCCGAGTTGGGAGGCAGGAAATGGGCGTGAGCTGGATTCAGGGGGTTGGCACCCAGCTGCTGCTTGCTCCAAATTCCAAAATATTACATCCATTTTTCTTAGCATTAGGATAAATTAATTGAGGCTTCATTCTGTGGGAAAATTGTGCACATAGTATGTGCccaataaaacatatttttcaggagcgcctgggtggctcggttgtttaagcgtcggactttggctcaggtcatgatctcatggttcatgggttcgagccccgcgtcgggcgctgtgctgacagctcagagcttagagcctgcttggtattctgtgtctccctcactctctgctcctccccgttcatgctctgtctctcaaaaataaataaatgttaaaaagaattaaaaaagaaaatcatttttcagCAAAGAATTTAGGAGTTTTAGAGAATACTCATGATTCTGGTAGttgcatattattattatttttaaataattaatttatttttgaaagagagagaatttgggtattttaaataattaatttatttttgaaagagaggagcgggcagagagagagaatcccaaccaggctgtgcattgtcagcgcagagcccaatgcagggctcgaacctgcaaactgagattgtgacctgagccaaaaccaagagtcagatgcttaaccaactgagccacccaggtgcccccagttgcatattatttttaaaggaagtagGTCTCATATATATCTTAGTAACATTTCAGCTTAAATCTTAGATATATTTTTGTATAgctgttaaaattaaattcattagaAATAAGAAACTTGATGTATGCCTGTTTCAGACCAGATTGGCATActtagaaacatttattaaaaattattaaatacattttattaaatgagGAATTATTTAAGAAGGTCTTTGACCCTTCCCATGATCCTGTATGTGATTTTGTGTTTTgtaccaatatttatttttctagggaGAGTCCCTAGCTTTCCTCAGATCTCAGAAGGGCAGGAAACTGCTGTGTTAATTCGTGTTTTTTGATTTAAGTAGGATGACTATTAcgtcaaaaatattttattatttttgtactaCAGAGCACCTTTTCTCTTCCagacttaaaaaactttttaatcagtatttttttttttttttttcctgtgggacACTCTTTGGGTCCCCCTACTGTTTGGTTCATGTCAGCCACAAAATCCTAATAATCACACATAGTCTAACAGAGTGCTCAAGTGTGAATTCAGACTACAGGTATTACAGGGAGGATGATAAGTTAGGCCTTGTGAgtaatgttgtttttctttttttttaattaaaaaaattttaaatttatttttgagagagacagatagtgcaagcaggggaggggcagagagagacaccgaATTTGAAGCAgattccagcctctgagctgtcagcacagagcccagcgtgggcctcgaactcatgaaccgtgagatcatgaccgtgccgaagtcaggtgctcaaccaactgagccacccaggcaccccagtaatgtATCTTACATGGGATGTACCTGCTGACAGATGTATATTGTGTTaactattttgtgtttgtttacaGATCTGTGATATGATGAAGTTAGGCTTACAAATCCTTTATGACACATAGAATCTTTAGTTCTGTTGTTATTGTTTGAAAAGCCATtctcttttcataaaatattttccaaagtggcctaaagtctccttttttttctttaaaaaatagctgCTTTTTTGGGTTTACATCACCATAGGTTTTAAAAGCTGGAAGGGTCCTTGGAAATTCATGAAATACAAACTTGGGAGGAAATAAAGGTCTAGAGTGATTGAAACTTGCCTACAATGGAAATAGTGAACTTAATCACTTGCACTGATACAGCACTATTGTGCATACAACTTGCAGCTTAGAAACGTCTTCATTAGGAAGCGTTCTAGAACACATCAGTACATGGATTAGAGCAAGGGGATCGCTTCCTTTTGCTGATAGACTCCTATTCTGAAGGTAGCTTGCAAGTAAAGCCGTGTTTAGAAATAACCTCCCTTAGTCGAGATCTCGTAGTCAAGTGGCAGGTCCACTCTCGGTGCCAGTCCTGGTTATCCCCGCAGCTGCTCTGGCCGTGTGTGTTCCTGACTTCCATTTACTACAGGTTGCAGTTCCCTCAGGTGGGTGGGCAGTACTGTCGTTCTTAGTtcgcagatgaggaaagtgacgTAGAAAATCACCAAGCTAGACCGTGACAGAACCGAGATCACGCCCAGGTGAGGGGACAGCAAAGCACGTACTCTGTCTTTCAGTGGACGCGTCCACCTCGCAAGGCACGGTGAATGGTGTTGGGTAAACAGCCAGAGGCATGTTTCTATTCCGTAACAAAATTAGAGATGTCTTTTAACTTGGGGTCACTTTTGCTAGGTCTTTGGCTCTTGTCCAAGGAAGAACATGCAAGTGACTGTGCTCACGTGTCGACATGTTACTGACTATAAAACCGCAGAATCTACCAGCAGCCTCCATTCTCCTTTCCTGAAAGCCCTAAAAACAGAGAATTTCAAAGAGCCTCCGTGCTGTTCACTGCTAGAACAACCAAATATTGTGCATGATCTTCCTGCCGCAGGTGGtattaaaatttgtaatatttacGTTACAGCTTATTATTGTTGAATTGGTTATTTGACTGTTGGAGgtctttttaaagtagtttttgaTGATGACTGATACCAGTGTTCTGCTGTTCATCTTTAATGTCTGTTGTTGCTAGTAGGTTGTGTTTGATGTGAGTTTTAACGTTTTCCAGACACACAGCTCCCACGCGAGAGCAGCTCAGAGTTCTTAATTAACTGCTAGGCTTCAGAGTTGCTCTGTTTCTTTTTGGTCCGTGATAACTCATCATGCAGGCCAGTGTTAGATGTAAATTGTTGGTGCACGAAAAGTTGGTAAAGTATGTTTTAATTGTTGACATGGAAGTCTCCAGAAACTGAATCGTAGTAGTattgtcaatattttattttttactcctgTTGTTAATTATACCCTAGCATCGTATCAAAATGAGATTGTCAGTTACTTTTCAGTAGCTGATATGTTATATAATTGCTATTTGTTAATAAGTAAAAGTTTTTTCCTCCGTTAAATGTTAGGTTTACTAGAATAAGTGGCTAAGTATTTTACATTGTGcactatgtatttattatttacttttaatttattatattcagCAAAATTTTAATCTTGAAGTTACTTAAGATGTGTCTCAGGGTTttcaggaaatgcaaaataaactgtTTATAAACGCAAGAAATTACTTAGGAAGATAAATGAGCTTTGAAAGAACATATGCATTGTAAGGGGTTTAATATGGCAGTAAACACTTTGATTAAGGGAGGCAACAGAGacaactgtttttaaaagtagCCTTTTTTATATAGACATGTTTAGTGTAAAAATCACATAGTAGAAGACTTCAATGGTTTTTTCCCTTGTATGACTCATAGTTCTGAGTTACTGCCAAGTGTGGAAAATCCCTGCGATTCTGTACTTGTGCTATACTGACGTGATGAAGTTGGACCTCATTACAGTTGGAGCTTTTAAGCCTGTCCTTTCTTCCAGAAGCTTGAAAGGTTTGGTTAAGGTAAGGTTTTCACTCACTGACTTAATAGCTGAGTTGCCACGAACTTAGTAACAGGTGTAAATTTCTGGTACCAATGCAAAACCCAAGCAACACTTAGAGATCCTTTTTTCTCAGAATAAAGCTTTCTAGTCCGGCACGTTGAGTGGGCCCGTCACCCTCTTTTAGATGTGCTCCTGTAACTCGAGAACTGTTTTCCCACTTTCTCATGGTAGATCCTTGCAGTGTATGGATATAAATCCCAGGCGGCTATGTAGAAAGATGGTTTCACCGTTCAGGAAGTTTCTGTAACTAACTCGTTTGGAAGGTTGTAATGTTTAAGAAGGCAGTCGTGAGCACAGCAGGGATCAGATTATCAACGTTGATTCACTTAATTTTGCGTGGGGCTGGCTGCTCTCGGTGCGTGTGTCGTGGGCTCTTGCCCCAGGAAGGTTCACGCTGGGACGTGTGCACAGGTTTGCCTGTGGTTGCTGGTAGTTGAGGACCCCGCCCCCCTCCTGTCCCCGAGGGGCTTGCTGAAAGTGCAGGGACCCTGGTGAAGAACTTCTCTCTTACAGGGAAGAGACTGCAACAGTGTTCACAGTGCAAGTCCTGTTTTATTCTAGAATGGCCATGGGCGTTAAGACACCTTTTCGGGCATGTTCTGTTGGGGTTAGCTCTTAAATTAGTTTGCTTGCTAGGTGGTCAGCTCCGTGGGAATGGACTGCGTTTCTCCATTTCGGTACCGCCCCCGCCCGTCATGTACCTGGCATGTAGGAGGATGCCCGGTCGTTTGTTGAATTCTTAGGAATAAAACCGGAAAACGAATGTAATCCAAGCATAATTTCAAATTACCGGGAGTCATGAGCGGTTCTCTCGTTAGCACCACTTCCAGAGCACATACTAATAGTCGGTTCGTGTCTGTAGTGAACGCATAGGCTCTTCCCACTGCCTGGTGAGTGGCCGCGGCTGGTGTGTCCCTGCTGTCATGCCCAGCCTTGGCCCACAGGTGGCGGAGGGGGCAGTAGCGCAGGCGACTGTGATGCCGGGCaggggagcgggagggagggaaggagaggaggaggggatgaGGCTCGTTTGTGGCGAGGCTGGCACTTT
Encoded here:
- the PSMG1 gene encoding proteasome assembly chaperone 1 isoform X2, whose protein sequence is MAATFFGEVVKAPCRAGTEDQEEEEDERRETAEDREVRRQLARKREVRLFRRQTKTSLEVSLLEKYPCSKFIIAIGTNAVAFLSSFVMNSGVWEEVGCAKLWNEWCRTTDTVHLSPTDAFCVFYHLKSNPSVFGSCPRKNMQVTVLTCRHVTDYKTAESTSSLHSPFLKALKTENFKEPPCCSLLEQPNIVHDLPAAVLSYCQVWKIPAILYLCYTDVMKLDLITVGAFKPVLSSRSLKGLVKNIPQSTEILKKLMTTNEIQSNIYT
- the PSMG1 gene encoding proteasome assembly chaperone 1 isoform X1; this encodes MAATFFGEVVKAPCRAGTEDQEEEEDERRETAEDREVRRQLARKREVRLFRRQTKTSLEVSLLEKYPCSKFIIAIGTNAVAFLSSFVMNSGVWEEVGCAKLWNEWCRTTDTVHLSPTDAFCVFYHLKSNPSVLLCQCSCYVAEDQQYQWLDKVFGSCPRKNMQVTVLTCRHVTDYKTAESTSSLHSPFLKALKTENFKEPPCCSLLEQPNIVHDLPAAVLSYCQVWKIPAILYLCYTDVMKLDLITVGAFKPVLSSRSLKGLVKNIPQSTEILKKLMTTNEIQSNIYT
- the PSMG1 gene encoding proteasome assembly chaperone 1 isoform X3; the encoded protein is MNSGVWEEVGCAKLWNEWCRTTDTVHLSPTDAFCVFYHLKSNPSVLLCQCSCYVAEDQQYQWLDKVFGSCPRKNMQVTVLTCRHVTDYKTAESTSSLHSPFLKALKTENFKEPPCCSLLEQPNIVHDLPAAVLSYCQVWKIPAILYLCYTDVMKLDLITVGAFKPVLSSRSLKGLVKNIPQSTEILKKLMTTNEIQSNIYT